In Solanum stenotomum isolate F172 chromosome 6, ASM1918654v1, whole genome shotgun sequence, one DNA window encodes the following:
- the LOC125867760 gene encoding putative late blight resistance protein homolog R1B-16 isoform X2, whose protein sequence is MAKECRNAIGTINLVKGQHLDRRTINQLEDATKHLTHVAVFLTNLEERHPANGISGHLRPLFVEAHDGFSLMCSHPPRSQFTVKLENIAEKFKSSKESRSTRQMIPELLKIIEPENIAKRIKASKPSRSSSQFTSDMVGFIESLLGSVHRALFFIGVGPPVSMLDKKLRHLQVFFTLISKRGIEHESTKDLFIHVEDVAYTAAQLCVLRSSCNMDDEFSKLLERISRPFSPKLRQVYLNALIGLNSSRSKTTMNAKYMLDFVSTLQDDLRLRCDNRMRWLQRGLSYLCRFLRDIESYPVSHRQLISLRLNMEDLAIGSANAIYSYDEDMAKTTEIDHELFHLQLKFNYVKVEVDLIRLQNIQGTIIVPMKDLIDYVWEELMFFRSYFMDAFNQCKEQTTITVILTYIQSAVSQAWSVCDSLCHDLKQNDLAKEINCLHFQLLLTFKFIKAAIRQMCPSISASSTPDHPMIDLLNFLPMNFEAIDSYFSVLKASYPSSSHRPNRDAESPNTSFSYGPTITDVDSHYASSPRSPNMDDKPPYTSSSHIPNMDEILMRFHEYILVNLLRKDETNLTFAVADEVKKFYDGLLLLVTYYVEPPVPHTECRKQNDLSTGNEAIAVEVESAVCLHYEDNMNNNRRREINQVLQFLTVAFWLVKSEGSLMDLLKHKSTLGAQVLDLIESAHEELILLRSILMDLLRKKLNKLDDLLMHAEVTAKRLAIFSGSCYENFMNGSSTEKMRPLLSDFLQEIESVKVEFRNVCFQVLDVSPCTLTDGEGLINFLLNNQAKVPNDDAVSSDGSLEDASSTEKMGLPSADFPREIESVEIKEARKLCDQVLDATTPCETSKTDGESFINILLTQQDKVLDYDAGSISYMLNQISVVKDKLLHIGSLLVDVVQYRNMHLELTDLAERVQDKNYICFFSVKNHIPAWYYTLYLSDVKQLLKFVEAEVKMICLKVPDSSSYSFPKTNGLGYLNCFLGKLEELLRSKLDLIIDLKHQIESVKEGLLCLKSFIDHFSESYDEHDDAYGLITSVSVMAYKAEYVIDSCLAYSHPLWYKILWISEVNENLKLVNKVVGETCERRKIEVTVHEVAKTTTNVEPSFSANTQRANEEMEGFQDTMDELKEKLLGGSPELDVISIVGMPGLGKTTLAKKIYNDPEVNSRFDVHAQCVVTQLYSWRELLLTILNDVLEPSDRNEKEDGEIADELRRFLLTKRFLIFIDDVWDYKVWDNLRMCFSDVSKRSRIILTTRLNDVAEYVKCESDPHHLRLFRDDESWTLLQREVFQGESCPPKLNDVGFEISKSCRGLPLSVVLVAGVLKQKKKTLDSWKEVEQSLSSQRIGSLEESISIIGFSYKNLPHYLKPCFLYFGGFLQGKDIHVSKMTKLWVAEGFVQANNENGQEDTAQGFLDDLIRRNLVMVMEKRPNAKVKTCRIHDLLHKFCMEKAKQEDFLLQINSGEGVFPERLEEYRLFVHSYQDEIDLWRPSRSNVRSLLFNAIDPDNLLWPRDISFIFESFKLVKVLDLESFNVGGTFPTEIQYLIQMKYFAAQTDANSIPSSIAKLENLETFVVRGLGGEMILPCSLLKMVKLRHIHVNDRVSFGLHENMDELTANSQLANLETFSTPRLFYGKDAEMILRKMPKLRKLSCIFSGTFGYSRKLKGRCVRFPRLDFLSHLESLKLVSNSYPAKLPHKFNFPSQLRELTLSKFRLPWTQISIIAELPNLVILKLLLRAFEGDHWEVKDSEFLELKYLKLDNLKVAQWSVSDDAFPKLEHLVLTKCKHLEKIPSHFEDAVCLNRIEVNWCNWDVANSAQEILTTQHEVIANDSFTVTIQPPDWSKEQPLDS, encoded by the exons ATGGCCAAGGAGTGTCGCAATGCAATAGGTACCATAAACCTTGTGAAGGGCCAGCATTTAGATAGAAGGACCATTAATCAATTGGAGGATGCTACAAAGCACCTAACACATGTAGCTGTATTTCTCACAAATCTGGAGGAGCGTCACCCTGCTAATGGAATATCTGGACATCTTAGGCCCCTATTTGTAGAAGCTCATGATGGATTTTCTCTGATGTGTTCTCATCCTCCTCGTTCTCAGTTTACCGTTAAATTGGAGAACATTGCTGAGaaattcaaatcttcaaaggaGTCAAGATCAACTAGGCAAATGATTCCAGAGCTGCTGAAAATAATTGAACCCGAGAATATTGCTAAGCGAATCAAAGCTTCAAAGCCATCAAGATCATCTAGCCAATTCACTAGTGATATGGTGGGGTTTATCGAATCCTTGCTTGGTTCTGTTCATCGTGCATTGTTCTTTATCGGTGTAGGGCCTCCTGTGTCTATGCTTGACAAGAAGCTACGACATCTACAAGTCTTCTTTACACTAATTTCAAAGCGGGGCATTGAGCATGAGAGTACAAAGGATCTCTTCATCCATGTTGAGGATGTAGCTTACACTGCAGCACAACTATGTGTATTGCGGTCGAGCTGCAATATGGATGACGAGTTCTCTAAATTGCTGGAAAGGATAAGTCGTCCTTTTAGCCCAAAATTGAGGCAGGTTTATCTCAATGCCTTGATAGGGTTAAAttcatcaagatcaaagactacAATGAATGCCAAATATATGCTTGATTTTGTTAGTACTCTCCAAGATGATCTGAGACTAAGATGTGATAATCGAATGCGGTGGCTCCAACGAGGACTTTCTTACCTTTGTCGATTTCTCAGGGACATAGAATCTTATCCTGTTTCACATCGACAACTGATTTCTCTTCGATTGAATATGGAAGATCTGGCTATTGGGTCTGCAAATGCCATCTACTCCTATGATGAGGATATGGCTAAGACTACTGAAATAGACCATGAGCTTTTTCATTTGCAACTGAAGTTTAATTATGTTAAAGTAGAAGTTGATCTGATTCGGTTACAAAACATTCAAGGCACCATAATAGTTCCTATGAAAGATCTGATTGACTATGTTTGGGAAGAGCTGATGTTCTTTAGAAGTTATTTCATGGATGCGTTCAACCAGTGTAAAGAGCAGACTACGATAACTGTTATTTTGACCTATATTCAGTCTGCAGTAAGTCAAGCATGGTCAGTCTGTGATTCTCTTTGTCATGACTTGAAGCAAAATGACTTGGCCAAGGAAATTAATTGCTTGCATTTTCAATTGCTTCTTACGTTCAAGTTTATTAAGGCGGCTATTAGACAGATGTGTCCCAGCATTTCTGCATCATCAACACCAGACCATCCTATGATAGATCTGCTGAACTTTCTTCCCATGAACTTTGAGGCCATTGATTCCTATTTCAGCGTGCTAAAAGCCTCCTATCCATCATCCTCACATCGTCCCAATAGGGATGCGGAATCCCCCAATACATCATTCTCATATGGTCCCACTATTACAGATGTGGACTCCCACTATGCATCATCCCCACGTAGTCCCAATATGGATGACAAACCCCCCTATACATCATCCTCACATATTCCCAATATGGATGAGATCTTGATGAGGTTTCATGAATATATTCTTGTCAATCTTCTACGGAAGGATGAAACTAATTTGACATTTGCTGTTGCAGACGAGGTCAAAAAGTTTTACGATGGGTTGTTGCTCCTGGTCACATATTATGTTGAACCTCCAGTTCCTCACACTGAATGCAGGAAGCAAAATGATCTGTCAACGGGAAACGAAGCTATTGCAGTTGAGGTGGAATCTGCTGTGTGTTTACATTATGAGGATAATATGAATAACAACAGACGTAGGGAGATCAATCAGGTACTTCAGTTTTTGACTGTGGCTTTCTGGCTTGTCAAGTCTGAGGGAAGCTTGATGGATCTACTGAAGCACAAATCCACTTTGGGAGCTCAAGTTCTAGATCTGATTGAGAGTGCTCATGAAGAGCTTATTCTCCTTAGATCTATTCTCATGGATCTTCTTAGGAAAAAGCTTAACAAATTGGATGATCTGTTAATGCATGCTGAAGTGACTGCAAAAAGGTTAGCAATATTCAGTGGTTCTTGTTATGAAAATTTCATGAACGGAAGCAGCACTGAGAAAATGAGGCCTTTGTTATCTGATTTTCTGCAAGAGATTGAGTCTGTCAAGGTAGAGTTCAGAAATGTATGCTTTCAAGTTCTGGATGTATCACCTTGCACCCTGACAGATGGAGAAGGCCTTATTAATTTCTTATTAAACAACCAGGCCAAGGTGCCGAACGATGATGCTGTTTCTTCTGATGGAAGTTTAGAGGATGCAAGCAGTACTGAGAAAATGGGACTTCCATCAGCTGATTTTCCCCGAGAGATTGAGTCTGTTGAGATAAAGGAGGCCAGAAAATTATGTGATCAAGTTTTGGATGCAACAACACCTTGTGAGACGAGTAAGACAGATGGAGAAAGCTTTATCAACATTTTGTTAACCCAACAGGACAAGGTGCTGGACTATGATGCTGGTTCAATCTCTTATATGCTTAACCAAATCTCAGTAGTTAAAGACAAACTATTGCACATTGGCTCTTTACTTGTAGATGTTGTGCAGTACCGGAATATGCATCTAGAACTTACAGATCTTGCTGAACGTGTTCAAGATAAAAACTACATTTGTTTCTTCTCTGTCAAGAACCATATTCCTGCTTGGTATTACACACTATATCTCTCTGATGTCAAGCAATTGCTTAAGTTTGTTGAGGCAGAGGTAAAGATGATTTGTCTGAAAGTACCAGATTCTTCAAGTTATAGCTTCCCTAAGACAAATGGATTAGGATATCTCAATTGCTTTTTGGGCAAATTGGAGGAGCTTTTACGTTCTAAGCTTGATTTGATAATCGACTTAAAACATCAGATTGAATCAGTCAAGGAGGGCTTATTGTGCCTAAAATCAttcattgatcatttctcaGAAAGCTATGATGAGCATGATGATGCTTATGGTCTTATAACAAGTGTTTCTGTAATGGCATACAAGGCTGAGTATGTCATTGACTCATGCTTGGCCTATTCTCATCCACTCTGGTACAAAATTCTTTGGATTTCTGAAGTTAATGAGAATCTTAAGCTTGTAAATAAAGTTGTTGGGGAGACATGTGAAAGAAGGAAAATTGAAGTGACTGTGCATGAAGTTGCAAAAACCACCACTAATGTAGAACCATCTTTTTCAGCTAATACTCAAAGAGCAAACGAAGAAATGGAGGGTTTTCAGGATACAATGGATGAATTAAAGGAGAAACTACTTGGAGGATCACCTGAGCTAGATGTCATCTCAATCGTTGGCATGCCAGGATTGGGCAAGACTACACTAGCAAAGAAGATTTACAATGATCCAGAAGTCAACTCTCGCTTCGATGTCCATGCTCAATGTGTTGTGACTCAATTATATTCATGGAGAGAGTTGTTGCTCACCATTTTGAATGATGTGCTTGAGCCTTCTGATCGCAATGAAAAAGAAGATGGTGAAATAGCTGATGAGCTACGCCGATTTTTGTTGACCAAGAGATTCTTGATTTTCATTGATGATGTGTGGGACTATAAAGTGTGGGACAATCTACGTATGTGCTTCAGTGATGTTTCAAAAAGGAGTAGAATTATTCTAACAACCCGCTTGAATGATGTTGCCGAATATGTCAAATGTGAAAGTGATCCCCATCATCTTCGTTTATTCAGAGATGATGAGAGTTGGACATTATTACAGAGAGAAGTCTTTCAAGGAGAGAGCTGTCCACCTAAACTTAATGATGTGGGATTTGAAATATCAAAAAGTTGTAGAGGGTTGCCTCTCTCAGTTGTGTTAGTAGCTGGTGTTCTGAAACAGAAAAAGAAGACACTAGATTCTTGGAAAGAAGTAGAACAAAGTCTAAGTTCCCAGAGGATTGGCAGCTTGGAAGAGAGCATATCTATAATTGGATTCAGTTACAAGAATTTACCACACTATCTTAAGCCTTGTTTTCTCTATTTTGGAGGATTTTTGCAGGGAAAGGATATTCATGTCTCAAAAATGACCAAGTTGTGGGTAGCTGAAGGGTTTGTACAAGCAAACAACGAAAACGGACAAGAAGATACTGCACAAGGTTTCTTGGATGATCTTATTCGTAGGAATCTAGTGATGGTCATGGAGAAGAGACCTAATGCCAAGGTGAAAACGTGCCGCATTCATGATTTGCTGCATAAATTCTGCATGGAAAAGGCCAAACAAGAGGatttccttctccaaatcaatAG TGGAGAAGGTGTATTTCCAGAACGATTGGAGGAATACCGATTGTTCGTTCATTCTTACCAAGATGAAATTGATCTGTGGCGTCCATCTCGCTCTAATGTCCGCTCTTTACTATTCAATGCAATTGATCCAGATAACTTGTTATGGCCGCGTGATATCTCCTTCATTTTTGAGAGCTTCAAACTTGTTAAAGTGTTGGATTTGGAATCATTCAATGTTGGTGGTACTTTTCCCACTGAAATACAATATCTAATTCAGATGAAGTACTTTGCGGCGCAAACTGATGCAAATTCAATCCCTTCATCTATAGCTAAGCTTGAAAATCTTGAGACTTTTGTTGTAAGAGGATTGGGAGGAGAGATGATATTACCGTGTTCACTTCTGAAGATGGTGAAATTGAGGCATATACATGTAAATGATCGGGTTTCTTTTGGTTTGCATGAGAACATGGATGAATTAACTGCTAACTCACAATTAGCTAATTTGGAAACCTTTTCTACTCCACGTCTCTTTTATGGTAAAGACGCAGAGATGATTTTGAGGAAGATGCCAAAATTGAGAAAGTTGAGTTGCATATTTTCAGGGACATTTGGTTATTCAAGGAAATTGAAGGGCAGGTGTGTTCGTTTTCCCAGATTAGATTTTCTAAGTCACCTTGAGTCCCTCAAGCTGGTTTCGAACAGCTATCCAGCCAAACTTCCTCACAAGTTCAATTTCCCCTCGCAACTAAGGGAATTGACTTTATCAAAGTTTCGTCTACCTTGGACCCAAATTTCGATCATTGCAGAACTGCCCAACTTGGTGATTCTTAAGTTATTGCTCAGAGCCTTTGAAGGGGATCACTGGGAAGTGAAAGATTCAGAGTTCCTTGAACTCAAATACTTAAAACTGGACAACCTCAAAGTTGCACAATGGTCTGTCTCTGATGATGCTTTTCCTAAGCTTGAACATTTGGTTTTAACGAAATGTAAGCATCTTGAGAAAATTCCTTCTCATTTTGAAGATGCTGTATGTCTAAATAGAATTGAGGTAAACTGGTGCAACTGGGATGTTGCCAATTCAGCCCAAGAAATTCTAACTACACAACATGAAGTTATAGCAAATGATTCATTCACAGTTACTATACAGCCTCCAGATTGGTCTAAAGAACAGCCCCTTGACTCTTA A
- the LOC125867760 gene encoding putative late blight resistance protein homolog R1B-16 isoform X1 — translation MAKECRNAIGTINLVKGQHLDRRTINQLEDATKHLTHVAVFLTNLEERHPANGISGHLRPLFVEAHDGFSLMCSHPPRSQFTVKLENIAEKFKSSKESRSTRQMIPELLKIIEPENIAKRIKASKPSRSSSQFTSDMVGFIESLLGSVHRALFFIGVGPPVSMLDKKLRHLQVFFTLISKRGIEHESTKDLFIHVEDVAYTAAQLCVLRSSCNMDDEFSKLLERISRPFSPKLRQVYLNALIGLNSSRSKTTMNAKYMLDFVSTLQDDLRLRCDNRMRWLQRGLSYLCRFLRDIESYPVSHRQLISLRLNMEDLAIGSANAIYSYDEDMAKTTEIDHELFHLQLKFNYVKVEVDLIRLQNIQGTIIVPMKDLIDYVWEELMFFRSYFMDAFNQCKEQTTITVILTYIQSAVSQAWSVCDSLCHDLKQNDLAKEINCLHFQLLLTFKFIKAAIRQMCPSISASSTPDHPMIDLLNFLPMNFEAIDSYFSVLKASYPSSSHRPNRDAESPNTSFSYGPTITDVDSHYASSPRSPNMDDKPPYTSSSHIPNMDEILMRFHEYILVNLLRKDETNLTFAVADEVKKFYDGLLLLVTYYVEPPVPHTECRKQNDLSTGNEAIAVEVESAVCLHYEDNMNNNRRREINQVLQFLTVAFWLVKSEGSLMDLLKHKSTLGAQVLDLIESAHEELILLRSILMDLLRKKLNKLDDLLMHAEVTAKRLAIFSGSCYENFMNGSSTEKMRPLLSDFLQEIESVKVEFRNVCFQVLDVSPCTLTDGEGLINFLLNNQAKVPNDDAVSSDGSLEDASSTEKMGLPSADFPREIESVEIKEARKLCDQVLDATTPCETSKTDGESFINILLTQQDKVLDYDAGSISYMLNQISVVKDKLLHIGSLLVDVVQYRNMHLELTDLAERVQDKNYICFFSVKNHIPAWYYTLYLSDVKQLLKFVEAEVKMICLKVPDSSSYSFPKTNGLGYLNCFLGKLEELLRSKLDLIIDLKHQIESVKEGLLCLKSFIDHFSESYDEHDDAYGLITSVSVMAYKAEYVIDSCLAYSHPLWYKILWISEVNENLKLVNKVVGETCERRKIEVTVHEVAKTTTNVEPSFSANTQRANEEMEGFQDTMDELKEKLLGGSPELDVISIVGMPGLGKTTLAKKIYNDPEVNSRFDVHAQCVVTQLYSWRELLLTILNDVLEPSDRNEKEDGEIADELRRFLLTKRFLIFIDDVWDYKVWDNLRMCFSDVSKRSRIILTTRLNDVAEYVKCESDPHHLRLFRDDESWTLLQREVFQGESCPPKLNDVGFEISKSCRGLPLSVVLVAGVLKQKKKTLDSWKEVEQSLSSQRIGSLEESISIIGFSYKNLPHYLKPCFLYFGGFLQGKDIHVSKMTKLWVAEGFVQANNENGQEDTAQGFLDDLIRRNLVMVMEKRPNAKVKTCRIHDLLHKFCMEKAKQEDFLLQINSGEGVFPERLEEYRLFVHSYQDEIDLWRPSRSNVRSLLFNAIDPDNLLWPRDISFIFESFKLVKVLDLESFNVGGTFPTEIQYLIQMKYFAAQTDANSIPSSIAKLENLETFVVRGLGGEMILPCSLLKMVKLRHIHVNDRVSFGLHENMDELTANSQLANLETFSTPRLFYGKDAEMILRKMPKLRKLSCIFSGTFGYSRKLKGRCVRFPRLDFLSHLESLKLVSNSYPAKLPHKFNFPSQLRELTLSKFRLPWTQISIIAELPNLVILKLLLRAFEGDHWEVKDSEFLELKYLKLDNLKVAQWSVSDDAFPKLEHLVLTKCKHLEKIPSHFEDAVCLNRIEVNWCNWDVANSAQEILTTQHEVIANDSFTVTIQPPDWSKEQPLDS, via the exons ATGGCCAAGGAGTGTCGCAATGCAATAGGTACCATAAACCTTGTGAAGGGCCAGCATTTAGATAGAAGGACCATTAATCAATTGGAGGATGCTACAAAGCACCTAACACATGTAGCTGTATTTCTCACAAATCTGGAGGAGCGTCACCCTGCTAATGGAATATCTGGACATCTTAGGCCCCTATTTGTAGAAGCTCATGATGGATTTTCTCTGATGTGTTCTCATCCTCCTCGTTCTCAGTTTACCGTTAAATTGGAGAACATTGCTGAGaaattcaaatcttcaaaggaGTCAAGATCAACTAGGCAAATGATTCCAGAGCTGCTGAAAATAATTGAACCCGAGAATATTGCTAAGCGAATCAAAGCTTCAAAGCCATCAAGATCATCTAGCCAATTCACTAGTGATATGGTGGGGTTTATCGAATCCTTGCTTGGTTCTGTTCATCGTGCATTGTTCTTTATCGGTGTAGGGCCTCCTGTGTCTATGCTTGACAAGAAGCTACGACATCTACAAGTCTTCTTTACACTAATTTCAAAGCGGGGCATTGAGCATGAGAGTACAAAGGATCTCTTCATCCATGTTGAGGATGTAGCTTACACTGCAGCACAACTATGTGTATTGCGGTCGAGCTGCAATATGGATGACGAGTTCTCTAAATTGCTGGAAAGGATAAGTCGTCCTTTTAGCCCAAAATTGAGGCAGGTTTATCTCAATGCCTTGATAGGGTTAAAttcatcaagatcaaagactacAATGAATGCCAAATATATGCTTGATTTTGTTAGTACTCTCCAAGATGATCTGAGACTAAGATGTGATAATCGAATGCGGTGGCTCCAACGAGGACTTTCTTACCTTTGTCGATTTCTCAGGGACATAGAATCTTATCCTGTTTCACATCGACAACTGATTTCTCTTCGATTGAATATGGAAGATCTGGCTATTGGGTCTGCAAATGCCATCTACTCCTATGATGAGGATATGGCTAAGACTACTGAAATAGACCATGAGCTTTTTCATTTGCAACTGAAGTTTAATTATGTTAAAGTAGAAGTTGATCTGATTCGGTTACAAAACATTCAAGGCACCATAATAGTTCCTATGAAAGATCTGATTGACTATGTTTGGGAAGAGCTGATGTTCTTTAGAAGTTATTTCATGGATGCGTTCAACCAGTGTAAAGAGCAGACTACGATAACTGTTATTTTGACCTATATTCAGTCTGCAGTAAGTCAAGCATGGTCAGTCTGTGATTCTCTTTGTCATGACTTGAAGCAAAATGACTTGGCCAAGGAAATTAATTGCTTGCATTTTCAATTGCTTCTTACGTTCAAGTTTATTAAGGCGGCTATTAGACAGATGTGTCCCAGCATTTCTGCATCATCAACACCAGACCATCCTATGATAGATCTGCTGAACTTTCTTCCCATGAACTTTGAGGCCATTGATTCCTATTTCAGCGTGCTAAAAGCCTCCTATCCATCATCCTCACATCGTCCCAATAGGGATGCGGAATCCCCCAATACATCATTCTCATATGGTCCCACTATTACAGATGTGGACTCCCACTATGCATCATCCCCACGTAGTCCCAATATGGATGACAAACCCCCCTATACATCATCCTCACATATTCCCAATATGGATGAGATCTTGATGAGGTTTCATGAATATATTCTTGTCAATCTTCTACGGAAGGATGAAACTAATTTGACATTTGCTGTTGCAGACGAGGTCAAAAAGTTTTACGATGGGTTGTTGCTCCTGGTCACATATTATGTTGAACCTCCAGTTCCTCACACTGAATGCAGGAAGCAAAATGATCTGTCAACGGGAAACGAAGCTATTGCAGTTGAGGTGGAATCTGCTGTGTGTTTACATTATGAGGATAATATGAATAACAACAGACGTAGGGAGATCAATCAGGTACTTCAGTTTTTGACTGTGGCTTTCTGGCTTGTCAAGTCTGAGGGAAGCTTGATGGATCTACTGAAGCACAAATCCACTTTGGGAGCTCAAGTTCTAGATCTGATTGAGAGTGCTCATGAAGAGCTTATTCTCCTTAGATCTATTCTCATGGATCTTCTTAGGAAAAAGCTTAACAAATTGGATGATCTGTTAATGCATGCTGAAGTGACTGCAAAAAGGTTAGCAATATTCAGTGGTTCTTGTTATGAAAATTTCATGAACGGAAGCAGCACTGAGAAAATGAGGCCTTTGTTATCTGATTTTCTGCAAGAGATTGAGTCTGTCAAGGTAGAGTTCAGAAATGTATGCTTTCAAGTTCTGGATGTATCACCTTGCACCCTGACAGATGGAGAAGGCCTTATTAATTTCTTATTAAACAACCAGGCCAAGGTGCCGAACGATGATGCTGTTTCTTCTGATGGAAGTTTAGAGGATGCAAGCAGTACTGAGAAAATGGGACTTCCATCAGCTGATTTTCCCCGAGAGATTGAGTCTGTTGAGATAAAGGAGGCCAGAAAATTATGTGATCAAGTTTTGGATGCAACAACACCTTGTGAGACGAGTAAGACAGATGGAGAAAGCTTTATCAACATTTTGTTAACCCAACAGGACAAGGTGCTGGACTATGATGCTGGTTCAATCTCTTATATGCTTAACCAAATCTCAGTAGTTAAAGACAAACTATTGCACATTGGCTCTTTACTTGTAGATGTTGTGCAGTACCGGAATATGCATCTAGAACTTACAGATCTTGCTGAACGTGTTCAAGATAAAAACTACATTTGTTTCTTCTCTGTCAAGAACCATATTCCTGCTTGGTATTACACACTATATCTCTCTGATGTCAAGCAATTGCTTAAGTTTGTTGAGGCAGAGGTAAAGATGATTTGTCTGAAAGTACCAGATTCTTCAAGTTATAGCTTCCCTAAGACAAATGGATTAGGATATCTCAATTGCTTTTTGGGCAAATTGGAGGAGCTTTTACGTTCTAAGCTTGATTTGATAATCGACTTAAAACATCAGATTGAATCAGTCAAGGAGGGCTTATTGTGCCTAAAATCAttcattgatcatttctcaGAAAGCTATGATGAGCATGATGATGCTTATGGTCTTATAACAAGTGTTTCTGTAATGGCATACAAGGCTGAGTATGTCATTGACTCATGCTTGGCCTATTCTCATCCACTCTGGTACAAAATTCTTTGGATTTCTGAAGTTAATGAGAATCTTAAGCTTGTAAATAAAGTTGTTGGGGAGACATGTGAAAGAAGGAAAATTGAAGTGACTGTGCATGAAGTTGCAAAAACCACCACTAATGTAGAACCATCTTTTTCAGCTAATACTCAAAGAGCAAACGAAGAAATGGAGGGTTTTCAGGATACAATGGATGAATTAAAGGAGAAACTACTTGGAGGATCACCTGAGCTAGATGTCATCTCAATCGTTGGCATGCCAGGATTGGGCAAGACTACACTAGCAAAGAAGATTTACAATGATCCAGAAGTCAACTCTCGCTTCGATGTCCATGCTCAATGTGTTGTGACTCAATTATATTCATGGAGAGAGTTGTTGCTCACCATTTTGAATGATGTGCTTGAGCCTTCTGATCGCAATGAAAAAGAAGATGGTGAAATAGCTGATGAGCTACGCCGATTTTTGTTGACCAAGAGATTCTTGATTTTCATTGATGATGTGTGGGACTATAAAGTGTGGGACAATCTACGTATGTGCTTCAGTGATGTTTCAAAAAGGAGTAGAATTATTCTAACAACCCGCTTGAATGATGTTGCCGAATATGTCAAATGTGAAAGTGATCCCCATCATCTTCGTTTATTCAGAGATGATGAGAGTTGGACATTATTACAGAGAGAAGTCTTTCAAGGAGAGAGCTGTCCACCTAAACTTAATGATGTGGGATTTGAAATATCAAAAAGTTGTAGAGGGTTGCCTCTCTCAGTTGTGTTAGTAGCTGGTGTTCTGAAACAGAAAAAGAAGACACTAGATTCTTGGAAAGAAGTAGAACAAAGTCTAAGTTCCCAGAGGATTGGCAGCTTGGAAGAGAGCATATCTATAATTGGATTCAGTTACAAGAATTTACCACACTATCTTAAGCCTTGTTTTCTCTATTTTGGAGGATTTTTGCAGGGAAAGGATATTCATGTCTCAAAAATGACCAAGTTGTGGGTAGCTGAAGGGTTTGTACAAGCAAACAACGAAAACGGACAAGAAGATACTGCACAAGGTTTCTTGGATGATCTTATTCGTAGGAATCTAGTGATGGTCATGGAGAAGAGACCTAATGCCAAGGTGAAAACGTGCCGCATTCATGATTTGCTGCATAAATTCTGCATGGAAAAGGCCAAACAAGAGGatttccttctccaaatcaatAG TGGAGAAGGTGTATTTCCAGAACGATTGGAGGAATACCGATTGTTCGTTCATTCTTACCAAGATGAAATTGATCTGTGGCGTCCATCTCGCTCTAATGTCCGCTCTTTACTATTCAATGCAATTGATCCAGATAACTTGTTATGGCCGCGTGATATCTCCTTCATTTTTGAGAGCTTCAAACTTGTTAAAGTGTTGGATTTGGAATCATTCAATGTTGGTGGTACTTTTCCCACTGAAATACAATATCTAATTCAGATGAAGTACTTTGCGGCGCAAACTGATGCAAATTCAATCCCTTCATCTATAGCTAAGCTTGAAAATCTTGAGACTTTTGTTGTAAGAGGATTGGGAGGAGAGATGATATTACCGTGTTCACTTCTGAAGATGGTGAAATTGAGGCATATACATGTAAATGATCGGGTTTCTTTTGGTTTGCATGAGAACATGGATGAATTAACTGCTAACTCACAATTAGCTAATTTGGAAACCTTTTCTACTCCACGTCTCTTTTATGGTAAAGACGCAGAGATGATTTTGAGGAAGATGCCAAAATTGAGAAAGTTGAGTTGCATATTTTCAGGGACATTTGGTTATTCAAGGAAATTGAAGGGCAGGTGTGTTCGTTTTCCCAGATTAGATTTTCTAAGTCACCTTGAGTCCCTCAAGCTGGTTTCGAACAGCTATCCAGCCAAACTTCCTCACAAGTTCAATTTCCCCTCGCAACTAAGGGAATTGACTTTATCAAAGTTTCGTCTACCTTGGACCCAAATTTCGATCATTGCAGAACTGCCCAACTTGGTGATTCTTAAGTTATTGCTCAGAGCCTTTGAAGGGGATCACTGGGAAGTGAAAGATTCAGAGTTCCTTGAACTCAAATACTTAAAACTGGACAACCTCAAAGTTGCACAATGGTCTGTCTCTGATGATGCTTTTCCTAAGCTTGAACATTTGGTTTTAACGAAATGTAAGCATCTTGAGAAAATTCCTTCTCATTTTGAAGATGCTGTATGTCTAAATAGAATTGAGGTAAACTGGTGCAACTGGGATGTTGCCAATTCAGCCCAAGAAATTCTAACTACACAACATGAAGTTATAGCAAATGATTCATTCACAGTTACTATACAGCCTCCAGATTGGTCTAAAGAACAGCCCCTTGACTCTTAG